The following DNA comes from Bacteroidota bacterium.
GCGGCCGGGAGGCTGGGCGGCGGGCTGGCCGCCGGTGGCGGAAGACGGGGGCGCTATTTCCTGAATGATGAAGTCCATCGCCGGGTCAGACGATCTGAGATTCGTCGAACTTCTCGAGACGCTTCACCACCGTTTCCATGAACGACCCGCCGAGCGCGCCATCCACGATCCGGTGATCGAAGGCGAGCGTGAGATACGCGATGGAACGGATTGCGATCGCGTCGTTGATGACGACGGGCCTTTTCTCGATGGCGCCGGTGCCGAGGATCGCGACCTGGGGATGGTTGATGATGGGGACTCCGACCATCGTCCCGAAGACCCCGTAGTTCGTCAGCGTGAACGTCCCCCCCTCGATATCCGCAGGGCTCAGCTTCTTCGCGCGGGTCCGCGACGCGAGATCGTTGACCGCCCGGGCGAGCCCCGTAAAATTCTTCTCGTCCGCATTTTTGATCACCGGCACGATGAGGCCCGTCTCGGAGGCGACGGCGATGCCGAGGTTGATGAATTTTTTCATGATGATCTTGTCCCCTTCGAGGGAACAGTTGACGAGCGGAAACTCCTTGAGCGCCCTGATCACGGCGTCGCAGATGAAGGGCATGAACGTCAGCTTGAATCCTTCCCGTTTCTCGAACGATTCGCCTATCTTCCGGCGGGCCCTGTCCACATTGGTCATATCGCACTCGTGGACGGCCCAGACGTGCGGGGCCGTCTGCACGCTTTTCACCATGTGTTCCGACATCCGCTTCAGAACGTTGCTCATCTGCAGGATATCGTAATTCGGCCCGGGATATTTCGCGCTGAGTTCGCTGCCGTCGAAATGCTTCAGGGTTGACTCGATGCGTGGAGCGGCCGGACCCGCAGGCTGTGCAGCCGGCGCGGGGGCTCCCGGCGTTGCGGCCGCCGGCACGGTCCCCTTTTTGCGCATCTCGAGGTAGCCCAGAATGTCCTTCTTCGACACGCGGCCGCCTTCGCCCGTTCCCGGTATTCGTTCAAGTTCCGCCATCGCGATTCCCTCTTCGCGGGCGATGTTCATGACGAGCGGCGAATAGAATCTTCCTCCCGCTGCCGGGGCAGGCTCGGGTGACGGCGCCGGGGGTGCGGCTTGCGGGGCGGCGGGGGGCGCGGGTTTTGCGGCGGCCGCCTGGGCGGGCTTCGCCGGCTCGCTTGCCTTCGGAGGTGAAACCGGCTGCTGCGCGCCGGGGGCCGGCACCGCGGCGGATTCATCCGTGTCGATTTCCGCGATGACGGTCCGGACCTCGACCGTCTTCTGCTCGTCGAAGAGGAGCTTCGTGACAACTCCGGTCGCCGGAGAAGGGATTTCCGAATCGACCTTGTCGGTGCTGATCTCAAGGAGAGTCTCGTCCTTCTTCACCTTATCGCCCGGTTTCTTGTGCCACTTGATGATGGTGCCCTCGGTGAGACTTTCACCGAGTTGCGGCATGACAACGTCGACTTTCGCCATGGAATTCTCTCAGGAGTAATGGTTATTTCAATATGCTGCCAGTTGGCGCAGTATGTTCAGAACTTTTTGTGTGTTCGGAAGGAAAAATTCCTCCAGCGGCGGCGCGAACGGCACGGGGGTGTCGATCGATCCGATTCGCTTCACGGGCGCGTCGAGGTATTCGAACGCACGGTCGGCGATGAGAGCGGCGATTTCTCCGCCGATGCCGCCCGTGAGGTTGTCCTCGTGGAGGATGAGGGCCCTTCCGGTCTTCTTCACCGAATCGAGAATCGCACCGGTATCCAGCGGCAGAAGCGTCCGGAGATCGAGCACTTCGACATCGGTTCCCTCTTTCGAGATGGCCTCCGCGGCTTCGATTGCCCAGTGAACACCCGTCCCGTAGGTGATCACGGAGATGTCGCTTCCCTTCCTCTTGAGATCCGCCTTGCCGATCGGGACCACAAAATCCTCTTCGGTCAATTCCGCTTTGACGTGGCGGTAGAGATACTTGTGTTCGAAATAGAGGACCGGATCGGGATCGCGGATCGCGGCTTTGATCAACCCCTTCGCGTCGTACGGCGTGGAGGGCGCAACGATCTTAAGGCCGGGGACGTGGAAGAACCACGCCTCCGGGTTCGTCGAATGAAAGGGGCCGCCGCGGATCCCTCCTCCGGAGGGGAGCCGCACGACCATCGGGACCGGAATGCCAGTCCTGTAGTGAAATTTCGAAACGTTGTTCACGATCTGATTGAACCCGTTGGTCACAAAATCGGCGAACTGCATCTCCGCCACCGGCCGCATCCCCACGATGGCGGCGCCCATCGCCGCCCCGATGATGGCCGACTCTCCGAGCACCGTGTCGATGACGCGGTCTTCGCCGAACTCCTTCGCAAAGCCCTCGGTCGCCTTGAACGCACCGCCGTACGCTCCGATGTCTTCGCCGAGGAGGAACACCGAACTGTCGCGCCGCATCTCCTCGCGAAGACCCTCGCTGATCGCGCCGATGTATGTGACAGGCTCTCTCACGGTCGCGAACTCTCCTCCGCATACACGCCCGTTGCGGCGTCGCTGCCTTGAGGGTAACCCGCTTCGAGCCCCTTCCGGAGCGCCTCCTCAACGAGGCGTTTCGCGCCGGCGATCAGGGACGCTTTCTTTTGATCCGTCAAGAGGCCCTTCGAGAAAAGAAGTTTCTCCGTCCGCTCGAGCGGGTCTTTCTTGTTCCATTCTGCCAGGAGGTCTTTCGGCACGTACCATGCGGTATCGTGCGCGGCATGGCCCTGCATCCGCATCGTCACGCATTCGATCATCGAGGGACCGCCACCGTCCCGGGCTCTCTCCACCGCTTCCTTGCAGACGCGGTAGACGGAAGGGAGGTCGGTCCCGTCCACCGAAACGCCGGGGATGCCGTATCCGCTCGCCCGCTCGGAAAGATGCGCGACCAGAAACTGTTTCGAGATCGGCGTGGAGTAAGCGTATTGGTTGTTTTCGATGATCAGGACGAAGGGGAGACGCATCACCGAAGCCATCGCGAGCCCTTCGTGCACTTCGCCGACGTTCGAGCCCCCGTCCCCGATATAGGTCATGGCCACCGACTTTTCTTTCCGCAGCTTGCTCGCGAGGGCGACACCGACAGCCACGGGCACCATCGCACCGAGATGGCTGATGTTCCCGAATATCTTCTTCGCCGGATCTGCATAGTGCCCCGTTCCGTCGCGCCCCCTCGAGAATCCGCCCGCGCGGCCCAGATATTGCAAAGCCAGTTTATCGAGGGACTGTCCCCTCACGAGATGGGCTCCGAGGTCCCGGTGCATCGGGAAAATGTAGTCGTCTTTTCCCAGGGAATAGGCGCTCCCCACCGATGTTGCTTCGTTCCCCCGTCCGGAATATGCCCCCCCCACGATCTTGCCCTGCTGGTAAAGCCGGAGGATCGCATCCTCAAATTCACGGGTCTGGAGCATGTATCCGTACATTGCCAGGAGGTCGTCATTCCCAACCCCGGAATCCGGTTCCACTTTCCGAACCGGACCGGACTTCGAGGCCGAACGCTTTGATTTTACAAGATCCGGAGAGGGCATCGGTTAGTAACCGGCCAATTGCTGCAAGGCGGAAACGATGTCTTTCGTCTGCGGGAGCATGGCATTTTCGAGCGTTGGCCCGTAAGGGACCGGAGCATCTTTAGCCGCTACTCTGGCGACGGGAGCATCAAGCGATGCGAATGCTTCTGCTCCCAGGCGAGCAGCGATTTCTGCTCCGAACCCTCCTGTGAGCGTATCCTCGTGCACGATAAGGGCTTTCCCGGTTTTCTTCACCGAGGCCAAAACTGTATCAAAATCGAGCGGGTTGAGTGTCCTCAGGTCGATCACCTCAACGCTGCTCCCTTCCTCTGCAACGGTGCGCGCCGCTTCCACCGACCTTTGAACCATCATCCCCCAGGTGATCACCGTGATGTCGTTCCCCTGCTGCACGACCCTTGCCAGTCCGAACGGGAGACAATACTCCATTCCGGGTTCGATTGCCGCGGCATAGCTGGCCCTGTAGAGCCCCTTATGCTCACAGAAAATTACCGGGTCGCCGGAGCGGCAAGCGGTCTTCAAGAGGGCTTTGGCGTCGGATGCGTTTGAAGGAAAGACCACTCTGAGCCCCGGGACGTGTGTGAAGAACCCATCTATGCTCTGGCTATGATAGAGGCCGCCATGAATATATCCCCCGACCGCCACACGGACGACCATCGGACATGACCACTCATTGAACGACCGGAACCGGAGCATGGCCACCTCGTCCCTCAGCTGCATGAACGCGGGCCAGATGTAATCTCCGAACTGTATTTCAACGACCGGCTTGAAGCCCCGCACCGCCAGACCGAGCGCCGTGCCGACGATGCTCGCCTCCGCGAGAGGCGAGTTGAAAACCCTTTCGCGCCCGAATCTTGCTGTGAGTCCTTTCGTCGCGGTAAACACTCCTCCCTTATCCCCCGCGACATCCTCGCCATAGATCAGCATCTTCGGGTTGCGGTCCATTTCCTCGGCGAGAGCGTGATTGATCGCATCGACCATCACGATCGACTTCCCCTCGGGAGCCGGCTCGACAAATCCTTTTGCGGGCACCCCCTCTTCAGGGGAATAGACGTACTTCAGGAGCGTTCCCGGATCCTGCTGCGGTTCCGCCTCCGCCATGTCGGCGGCGCGGTCGATCCGTTCCAGCACTTCCCGCTGGATTTTTGCCACCCCATCGCGCGTGACCAGGCCTTCGGCAATGAGCCGTTGCTCCAGCCGTGGAAGGGGATCGCGCGCCCGATCTTTGGCAAGCTCGTCCTCCGAGCGATACTTTCGCTGGTCGTCCGAGGAGGAATGGGCAAGAAGCCGGACGGTGTTGGCAAGAATCAGGCTCGGCCCTTCTCCCTTCCTTGCTTTGCCGACCGCTTCGAGGGCCACCTTGTGAGAGGCCAGA
Coding sequences within:
- a CDS encoding dihydrolipoamide acetyltransferase family protein, whose product is MAKVDVVMPQLGESLTEGTIIKWHKKPGDKVKKDETLLEISTDKVDSEIPSPATGVVTKLLFDEQKTVEVRTVIAEIDTDESAAVPAPGAQQPVSPPKASEPAKPAQAAAAKPAPPAAPQAAPPAPSPEPAPAAGGRFYSPLVMNIAREEGIAMAELERIPGTGEGGRVSKKDILGYLEMRKKGTVPAAATPGAPAPAAQPAGPAAPRIESTLKHFDGSELSAKYPGPNYDILQMSNVLKRMSEHMVKSVQTAPHVWAVHECDMTNVDRARRKIGESFEKREGFKLTFMPFICDAVIRALKEFPLVNCSLEGDKIIMKKFINLGIAVASETGLIVPVIKNADEKNFTGLARAVNDLASRTRAKKLSPADIEGGTFTLTNYGVFGTMVGVPIINHPQVAILGTGAIEKRPVVINDAIAIRSIAYLTLAFDHRIVDGALGGSFMETVVKRLEKFDESQIV
- a CDS encoding alpha-ketoacid dehydrogenase subunit beta, which encodes MREPVTYIGAISEGLREEMRRDSSVFLLGEDIGAYGGAFKATEGFAKEFGEDRVIDTVLGESAIIGAAMGAAIVGMRPVAEMQFADFVTNGFNQIVNNVSKFHYRTGIPVPMVVRLPSGGGIRGGPFHSTNPEAWFFHVPGLKIVAPSTPYDAKGLIKAAIRDPDPVLYFEHKYLYRHVKAELTEEDFVVPIGKADLKRKGSDISVITYGTGVHWAIEAAEAISKEGTDVEVLDLRTLLPLDTGAILDSVKKTGRALILHEDNLTGGIGGEIAALIADRAFEYLDAPVKRIGSIDTPVPFAPPLEEFFLPNTQKVLNILRQLAAY
- a CDS encoding thiamine pyrophosphate-dependent dehydrogenase E1 component subunit alpha → MEPDSGVGNDDLLAMYGYMLQTREFEDAILRLYQQGKIVGGAYSGRGNEATSVGSAYSLGKDDYIFPMHRDLGAHLVRGQSLDKLALQYLGRAGGFSRGRDGTGHYADPAKKIFGNISHLGAMVPVAVGVALASKLRKEKSVAMTYIGDGGSNVGEVHEGLAMASVMRLPFVLIIENNQYAYSTPISKQFLVAHLSERASGYGIPGVSVDGTDLPSVYRVCKEAVERARDGGGPSMIECVTMRMQGHAAHDTAWYVPKDLLAEWNKKDPLERTEKLLFSKGLLTDQKKASLIAGAKRLVEEALRKGLEAGYPQGSDAATGVYAEESSRP
- a CDS encoding dehydrogenase E1 component subunit alpha/beta; translation: MSPVRRPPARGEESPPRVKGKKTNGESMNRDAGGTGAGPTLIDAYRTMFTARKIDDKILTLLRQGKVFFHIGGSGHEAVQVATAMALTPGRDWAYPYYRDLPFSLAFGYTVEEVFLEALHRAKGPSSAGFAMPFHWGHKKWRIVSQSSPTGTQYLQAVGTALGAVREGTDEVVYVSSGEGSTSEGEFHEAVNWAAREHLPVIFLIQDNRYAISVPAREQTAATSVYHLVSGYEGLNRYEVDGCDFLASHKVALEAVGKARKGEGPSLILANTVRLLAHSSSDDQRKYRSEDELAKDRARDPLPRLEQRLIAEGLVTRDGVAKIQREVLERIDRAADMAEAEPQQDPGTLLKYVYSPEEGVPAKGFVEPAPEGKSIVMVDAINHALAEEMDRNPKMLIYGEDVAGDKGGVFTATKGLTARFGRERVFNSPLAEASIVGTALGLAVRGFKPVVEIQFGDYIWPAFMQLRDEVAMLRFRSFNEWSCPMVVRVAVGGYIHGGLYHSQSIDGFFTHVPGLRVVFPSNASDAKALLKTACRSGDPVIFCEHKGLYRASYAAAIEPGMEYCLPFGLARVVQQGNDITVITWGMMVQRSVEAARTVAEEGSSVEVIDLRTLNPLDFDTVLASVKKTGKALIVHEDTLTGGFGAEIAARLGAEAFASLDAPVARVAAKDAPVPYGPTLENAMLPQTKDIVSALQQLAGY